The Kineococcus endophyticus genome has a window encoding:
- a CDS encoding acetylxylan esterase has product MPLTDLPLDALRTYRGDDSDLAEPAGLDAFWAGSLAQARRHDLAVELTPYTGPGLPALHVHDVRFAGWNGDRIAAWLLRPAHLPGPLPVVVEFIGYSGGRGLPVDRTTWAAAGFAHLVVDTRGQGHDTPDPDPDVTGGQWVRGFMTKGIEDPTTYYYRRAFVDCARAVDVAHALPGLGVEVDTSRIVVRGGSQGGAFSIAAAALSGDRVAAALVDVPFLCHVRRGTHVAGDGPYLEVVDYLRRHSPENVDRAFATLAHVDGANLASRARVPALFSVALMDPVCPPSTVFAAYNRWGHEDREIDVWEFADHAGGIGFQVQRQLRFLERRGLR; this is encoded by the coding sequence GTGCCGCTGACCGACCTGCCGCTGGACGCGCTCCGCACCTACCGCGGGGACGACTCCGACCTCGCCGAACCCGCCGGCCTCGACGCCTTCTGGGCGGGGAGCCTGGCCCAGGCCCGCCGCCACGACCTCGCGGTCGAGCTGACGCCGTACACCGGCCCCGGCCTGCCCGCCCTGCACGTCCACGACGTGCGCTTCGCCGGCTGGAACGGCGACCGCATCGCCGCGTGGCTGCTGCGCCCCGCCCACCTGCCCGGGCCGTTGCCCGTCGTCGTGGAGTTCATCGGCTACTCCGGTGGCCGGGGTCTGCCCGTCGACCGGACGACGTGGGCGGCGGCCGGTTTCGCGCACCTCGTCGTCGACACCCGGGGTCAGGGCCACGACACCCCCGACCCCGACCCGGACGTCACGGGCGGGCAGTGGGTCCGCGGGTTCATGACCAAGGGCATCGAGGACCCGACGACGTACTACTACCGCCGTGCCTTCGTCGACTGCGCACGCGCGGTCGACGTCGCCCACGCGCTGCCCGGCCTCGGTGTCGAGGTCGACACCTCCCGGATCGTCGTCCGCGGCGGCAGCCAGGGCGGGGCGTTCTCCATCGCGGCCGCGGCGCTGTCCGGGGACCGCGTCGCCGCCGCCCTCGTCGACGTCCCGTTCCTGTGCCACGTGCGCCGCGGCACGCACGTCGCGGGCGACGGGCCCTACCTCGAGGTCGTCGACTACCTGCGCCGGCACTCCCCCGAGAACGTCGACCGCGCGTTCGCGACGCTCGCGCACGTCGACGGCGCGAACCTCGCCTCCCGCGCGCGGGTCCCGGCGCTGTTCAGCGTCGCCCTCATGGACCCGGTCTGCCCGCCCTCGACGGTGTTCGCCGCCTACAACCGGTGGGGCCACGAGGACCGCGAGATCGACGTGTGGGAGTTCGCCGACCACGCCGGCGGCATCGGTTTCCAGGTCCAGCGGCAGCTGCGGTTCCTGGAACGGCGCGGCCTGCGGTGA
- a CDS encoding alcohol dehydrogenase catalytic domain-containing protein: MRTIRGAVLERSGAPRPYATSRPLVVAELELADPGPGELLLRIEAAGLCHSDLSVVDGNRPRPLPMLLGHESAGTVEAVGPGVDDVAPGDRVVTTFLPRCERCAACATGGRVPCTTGSASNAEGVLPSGARRLTRDGAPVHHHLGVSAFATHAVVDRRSVVPVPADVPADLAALLGCAVLTGGGAVRNAARPDPGETLAVVGLGGVGMAALLVAAGLDGVRTLAVDTSQDKLRTARALGADEVATPQELAASGRRVEKVVEAAGSARAFETAFAATAVGGTTVTVGLPAPGSHVALDPLVLTAEARTVVGSYLGSAVPSRDVPEYVAMWRAGRLPLERLVSGHLALDEIGAGFDRLADATVLRLVLTP, encoded by the coding sequence GTGCGGACGATCCGGGGTGCGGTGCTCGAACGGTCCGGCGCGCCGCGCCCCTACGCGACGAGCCGCCCGCTCGTCGTCGCCGAACTGGAACTCGCCGACCCCGGACCCGGGGAACTGCTCCTGAGGATCGAGGCGGCCGGCCTGTGCCACTCCGACCTCTCCGTCGTCGACGGCAACCGGCCACGGCCGCTGCCCATGCTGCTGGGCCACGAGAGCGCGGGAACGGTCGAGGCCGTCGGGCCGGGCGTCGACGACGTGGCACCGGGGGACCGCGTCGTCACGACGTTCCTGCCGCGCTGCGAGCGCTGCGCGGCGTGCGCGACCGGTGGCCGGGTCCCGTGCACGACCGGCAGCGCGTCGAACGCCGAAGGCGTCCTGCCCTCCGGGGCACGACGTCTGACGCGTGACGGCGCGCCCGTCCACCACCACCTCGGGGTGTCCGCGTTCGCGACCCACGCCGTCGTCGACCGGCGGTCGGTCGTCCCGGTGCCGGCCGACGTCCCGGCCGACCTGGCCGCGCTGCTCGGCTGCGCCGTGCTCACCGGCGGGGGCGCGGTCAGGAACGCCGCCCGGCCCGACCCCGGGGAGACGCTCGCCGTCGTGGGGCTGGGTGGGGTCGGGATGGCGGCGCTGCTCGTCGCCGCGGGGCTGGACGGGGTCCGCACCCTGGCGGTCGACACCTCGCAGGACAAGCTGCGGACCGCGCGGGCGCTCGGCGCCGACGAGGTCGCCACCCCGCAGGAACTGGCCGCCTCCGGCCGCCGGGTGGAGAAGGTCGTCGAGGCCGCCGGGTCGGCTCGCGCGTTCGAGACGGCGTTCGCGGCGACGGCCGTCGGCGGGACGACCGTCACCGTGGGGCTGCCCGCGCCCGGTTCCCACGTCGCGCTCGACCCGCTGGTCCTCACCGCCGAGGCGAGGACCGTCGTCGGCAGCTACCTCGGGTCGGCCGTGCCTTCCCGCGACGTGCCGGAGTACGTCGCGATGTGGCGGGCGGGCCGGTTGCCGCTGGAACGGCTCGTCTCCGGGCACCTCGCGCTGGACGAGATCGGCGCCGGGTTCGACCGGCTGGCCGACGCGACCGTCCTGCGGTTGGTCCTCACCCCGTAG
- a CDS encoding LLM class flavin-dependent oxidoreductase has protein sequence MPQQGAPLRRMGFLTIGSFDPADPRPGHETTLRVVELGERLGFDSAWLRHRHLQPGISSPVAVLAALTQRTTRIHLGTAVTPLGWENPLRLAEDLGTVDVLAGGRLQPGVSVGPPMQYEHVKGSLYPDTADVEDFGYERVLRLHRFLRGDTASDFAGTQGIEVFSDRVEPHSPGLADRLWYGGASLRSAQWTGQQGLHLLASSVVRAEGGSTDFPTVQASHLRAFRELNPTGRTSQGLVVIPTDSATAAQRERYSAYVEHRSARVGIPQGPGQLLFAQDLLGSSAELAERLWADAGFQLVDEVVFALPFGFEQDDYVQILTDMATHLGPRLGWAPATG, from the coding sequence GTGCCGCAGCAGGGAGCGCCGTTGCGGCGCATGGGTTTCCTCACCATCGGGTCGTTCGACCCCGCCGATCCCCGGCCGGGCCACGAGACGACCCTGCGCGTCGTGGAACTCGGGGAGCGCCTCGGGTTCGACAGCGCCTGGTTGCGTCACCGGCACCTGCAGCCGGGGATCTCCTCCCCCGTCGCGGTGCTCGCCGCCCTGACGCAACGGACGACCCGCATCCACCTCGGGACCGCCGTCACCCCGCTCGGGTGGGAGAACCCGCTGCGGCTGGCCGAGGACCTCGGGACGGTCGACGTGCTGGCGGGCGGGAGGTTGCAGCCGGGCGTCAGCGTCGGGCCGCCCATGCAGTACGAGCACGTCAAGGGCTCCCTGTACCCCGACACGGCCGACGTCGAGGACTTCGGCTACGAACGCGTCCTGCGGTTGCACCGGTTCCTGCGCGGGGACACGGCGAGCGACTTCGCCGGGACGCAGGGCATCGAGGTGTTCTCCGACCGCGTCGAACCGCACTCCCCCGGCCTGGCCGACCGGCTCTGGTACGGCGGCGCGAGCCTGCGCTCGGCGCAGTGGACCGGGCAGCAGGGACTGCACCTGCTCGCCTCCAGCGTCGTGCGCGCCGAGGGCGGCTCGACCGACTTCCCGACCGTGCAGGCCTCGCACCTGCGGGCGTTCCGCGAGCTGAACCCCACCGGGCGCACGTCGCAGGGACTCGTCGTCATCCCGACCGACTCCGCGACGGCGGCGCAGCGCGAGCGGTACAGCGCCTACGTCGAGCACCGGTCCGCGCGCGTCGGGATCCCGCAGGGACCGGGGCAGCTGCTGTTCGCGCAGGACCTGCTGGGATCGAGCGCGGAACTGGCCGAACGCCTGTGGGCCGATGCAGGGTTCCAGCTCGTCGACGAGGTGGTGTTCGCGCTGCCCTTCGGGTTCGAGCAGGACGACTACGTGCAGATCCTCACCGACATGGCCACGCACCTCGGGCCGCGGCTCGGGTGGGCCCCCGCTACGGGGTGA
- a CDS encoding DUF1206 domain-containing protein has translation MSGSAQSQVKEHARRGEAFAQQHEHGLKTLGRAGVAAEGLVYLLIAWLAAQVALGGSSGSADSSGALGQIASKPFGKVLLVVLAVGFVLLLLWQAVVVGTGEKTSHRVSAAVKAVAAAALAVSCLRFATGGGSSSGNQQQTLTQRVLEAPGGPVLLVVAGLAVVAVGVVTAVKGIKHDFEDKVEGSLSPGLRRLGVAGAVARGVAFAVIGVLVAISSTGDTGKSRGLDAAFHEIAAQPFGTVLLLLVALGVAAYGLFQLLTAPRRRRA, from the coding sequence ATGTCCGGTTCAGCGCAGTCCCAGGTCAAGGAGCACGCGCGGCGCGGTGAGGCGTTCGCGCAGCAGCACGAGCACGGTCTGAAGACGCTGGGGCGCGCGGGGGTCGCCGCCGAGGGCCTCGTCTACCTGCTCATCGCGTGGCTCGCGGCGCAGGTCGCGCTCGGCGGGTCGTCGGGGTCGGCGGACTCCAGCGGGGCCCTCGGACAGATCGCGTCCAAGCCCTTCGGCAAGGTCCTGCTCGTCGTGCTGGCGGTCGGCTTCGTCCTGCTGCTGCTGTGGCAGGCCGTCGTCGTCGGGACGGGCGAGAAGACGTCGCACCGGGTGAGCGCGGCGGTCAAGGCCGTCGCGGCGGCGGCGCTGGCCGTGTCGTGCCTGCGGTTCGCCACGGGCGGCGGGTCGTCGTCGGGCAACCAGCAGCAGACGCTCACGCAGCGCGTCCTGGAGGCGCCGGGTGGACCGGTGCTGCTGGTGGTGGCGGGGTTGGCCGTCGTGGCCGTGGGGGTGGTGACGGCGGTCAAGGGGATCAAGCACGACTTCGAGGACAAGGTCGAGGGGTCCCTCTCCCCGGGGCTGCGCCGCCTCGGGGTGGCCGGCGCGGTCGCGCGCGGGGTCGCGTTCGCCGTCATCGGCGTGCTGGTGGCGATCTCCTCCACGGGAGACACGGGCAAGTCCCGGGGCCTGGACGCCGCGTTCCACGAGATCGCGGCCCAGCCCTTCGGCACGGTCCTGCTGCTCCTCGTGGCCCTCGGCGTCGCCGCCTACGGCCTCTTCCAGCTCCTCACCGCCCCGCGGCGCCGTCGGGCCTGA
- a CDS encoding ABC transporter substrate-binding protein — protein sequence MTLRQGPALGRRGVLAGLGAGAALVGTGLSGCSVQVRSQPDPTIGKDTMLINADKGNPLFNRVFNPFLVNNRTASKWIYEPLILVNPLDGEQIPWLAQSWELPDAKTIVFTLREADWSDGEPFTADDVVFTLELLKKVPALDAKGVWQHVESVEADGDRVVCRLQSEDVPALQIIGVTYVVPRHTWSTVADPGTFQDEHPVGTGPFVLGNYSSLQYSMDKNPRYWQADSVEIQHLVLPATNSQLDTVTRGYDWSYSFISDVEGTWGAASPHNRWWFPPGGIIALLPNHTVAPFGDVDVRRGLSLALDRTRIAEVASEGYMQPAGQTGLMLPNQQDWLNPDIPDQGMVVQDTAAALESFSRAGYTQRDGKLVDGDGKQFAFALTSANGYTDWTRAAQEVVEQLGALGIDVKLQLPQPAGYQSAIAGGEFQVALGGMGGGDVFRAFNDLMSSEFVVEAGKSTQANYERFSDPEVDALLTEFKSSTDPARQLAAARALQQQVYDKLPVIGMYYGGLWGLYNDAKFVGWPTAEDPYMAPQNYDSAPLGIFTRLKLAGGAS from the coding sequence ATGACGCTTCGGCAGGGACCGGCGCTGGGCCGCCGGGGGGTGCTCGCGGGGCTCGGCGCAGGAGCCGCCCTCGTGGGGACCGGACTGAGCGGTTGCAGCGTGCAGGTGCGCAGCCAACCCGATCCGACGATCGGGAAGGACACGATGCTCATCAACGCGGACAAGGGGAACCCCCTCTTCAACCGCGTCTTCAACCCGTTCCTGGTGAACAACCGGACGGCGTCGAAGTGGATCTACGAACCGCTGATCCTGGTCAACCCCCTGGACGGTGAGCAGATCCCGTGGCTCGCGCAGTCGTGGGAGCTGCCCGACGCGAAGACCATCGTCTTCACGTTGCGCGAGGCGGACTGGAGCGACGGGGAACCCTTCACCGCCGACGACGTCGTCTTCACCCTGGAGCTGTTGAAGAAGGTGCCGGCCCTGGACGCCAAGGGGGTCTGGCAGCACGTGGAGTCCGTGGAGGCCGACGGCGACCGCGTCGTGTGCCGTCTGCAGAGCGAGGACGTCCCGGCCCTGCAGATCATCGGGGTCACGTACGTGGTCCCGCGGCACACGTGGTCGACGGTCGCCGACCCGGGGACGTTCCAGGACGAGCACCCCGTCGGCACGGGCCCCTTCGTGCTCGGGAACTACAGCTCCCTGCAGTACTCGATGGACAAGAACCCCCGGTACTGGCAGGCCGACAGCGTCGAGATCCAGCACCTCGTGCTGCCCGCGACGAACAGCCAGCTCGACACCGTCACCCGCGGGTACGACTGGAGCTACTCCTTCATCTCCGACGTCGAGGGCACGTGGGGGGCGGCCAGTCCGCACAACCGCTGGTGGTTCCCGCCGGGCGGCATCATCGCCCTGCTGCCCAACCACACCGTCGCCCCGTTCGGCGACGTCGACGTGCGCCGCGGGTTGTCGCTCGCCCTGGACCGCACGCGGATCGCGGAGGTGGCCAGCGAGGGCTACATGCAGCCCGCCGGGCAGACGGGTCTCATGCTGCCGAACCAGCAGGACTGGCTGAACCCCGACATCCCCGACCAGGGCATGGTCGTGCAGGACACGGCCGCGGCGCTGGAGTCGTTCTCCCGCGCGGGGTACACCCAGCGCGACGGCAAGCTCGTGGACGGCGACGGGAAGCAGTTCGCGTTCGCCCTCACCTCCGCCAACGGGTACACCGACTGGACGCGGGCCGCTCAGGAGGTCGTCGAGCAGCTCGGCGCCCTCGGCATCGACGTGAAGCTGCAGCTGCCGCAGCCGGCCGGCTACCAGTCGGCCATCGCGGGCGGGGAGTTCCAGGTCGCCCTCGGCGGCATGGGCGGCGGGGACGTGTTCCGCGCCTTCAACGACCTGATGTCGAGCGAGTTCGTCGTCGAGGCCGGGAAGTCGACCCAGGCGAACTACGAGCGGTTCTCCGACCCCGAGGTGGACGCGCTCCTGACGGAGTTCAAGTCCAGCACCGACCCGGCCCGCCAGCTCGCCGCGGCCCGGGCGCTGCAGCAGCAGGTCTACGACAAGCTCCCCGTCATCGGCATGTACTACGGCGGGCTCTGGGGCCTGTACAACGACGCCAAGTTCGTCGGCTGGCCCACCGCGGAGGACCCCTACATGGCTCCGCAGAACTACGACTCGGCGCCGCTGGGGATCTTCACGCGGCTCAAGCTCGCCGGAGGTGCCTCGTGA
- a CDS encoding GTP-binding protein LepA — translation MSRKIITPEDIRDHVLRLGEKYPPIPLDSVDRTVNDPRGVRERFGHVIDYLARVELEVDRNVLELLTLLPDVSETDRLFYADVWQPQEIQHGLILDRLQQDIDLSPADPNTDHVSPKIRILGSLAHFKPVQEVARLLYYLTGAATEKAAVVAYNLLVDGLDDMGEEAVSRTIVQPIRRQEPGHFAFYRLSATEMFQQNVLTPWQLRLAKVLRRASFSPVGAHTPQHRAQFGGVLTTLGLADKVEDFGAQIGLVERELLWARDQGMRVPDYILAALRDTIEQFRVNGLPGGVHATA, via the coding sequence GTGTCGCGAAAGATCATCACCCCCGAGGACATCCGCGACCACGTCCTCCGCCTGGGCGAGAAGTACCCGCCCATCCCGCTGGACTCCGTCGACCGCACGGTCAACGACCCGCGCGGCGTGCGGGAGCGCTTCGGGCACGTCATCGACTACCTCGCCCGCGTCGAGCTCGAGGTGGACCGCAACGTCCTGGAGCTGCTGACGCTGCTGCCGGACGTCTCCGAGACGGACCGCCTCTTCTACGCCGACGTCTGGCAGCCGCAGGAGATCCAGCACGGGCTGATCCTCGACCGGCTCCAGCAGGACATCGACCTGTCGCCGGCGGACCCGAACACCGACCACGTCAGCCCCAAGATCCGCATCCTCGGGTCGCTGGCCCACTTCAAGCCGGTGCAGGAGGTCGCGCGCCTCCTGTACTACCTGACGGGCGCCGCGACGGAGAAGGCCGCGGTCGTGGCCTACAACCTGCTCGTCGACGGGCTCGACGACATGGGCGAGGAGGCCGTCTCCCGCACCATCGTCCAGCCGATCCGCCGCCAGGAGCCGGGGCACTTCGCCTTCTACCGGCTCTCGGCGACCGAGATGTTCCAGCAGAACGTCCTGACGCCGTGGCAGCTGCGGCTGGCCAAGGTGCTGCGCCGCGCCTCCTTCAGCCCCGTCGGCGCCCACACGCCGCAGCACCGCGCGCAGTTCGGCGGTGTCCTGACGACGCTGGGCCTGGCCGACAAGGTCGAGGACTTCGGCGCGCAGATCGGCCTCGTCGAGCGCGAGCTGCTGTGGGCGCGCGACCAGGGGATGCGCGTGCCGGACTACATCCTCGCCGCGCTGCGCGACACCATCGAGCAGTTCCGCGTGAACGGCCTGCCGGGCGGCGTCCACGCCACCGCGTGA
- a CDS encoding LacI family DNA-binding transcriptional regulator — MARHPVRAAGDRTPTVYDVADRASVSIATVSRVLRTPDAVREATRERVLDAVRDLGYVPSGNARALAGRKTGVIGLCFPGHDALEEEDRPAPELTDGVRVVDDRRRGAAPQSPNLYFDEVLRGAEVEAWRRGFALMVAAGRGPARDVIVNDIAGRVDGLAVLARTVSDDLLVHVARRLPVVLLADAARTGAEPPDGLDHVSVDNAAGMQALVTHVVERLGVRDLVYVAGPADSPDDAERQRGLFAALDAAGLDRAVVEHVRGDFRRDTGDAAVADLLGRRVPRALVCANDQSALGALDALRRRGLRVPDDVYVTGFDGLDVGRFTEPPLTTVAQPMAELGRAAVRAVVDRLADPGAPLLSSRLPVQVLLRESCPPVDTSM, encoded by the coding sequence ATGGCCCGCCACCCCGTGCGCGCGGCCGGGGACCGGACCCCGACCGTCTACGACGTGGCCGACCGCGCGAGCGTGTCGATCGCGACCGTCTCGCGGGTCCTGCGCACCCCCGACGCCGTCCGCGAAGCCACCCGCGAACGCGTCCTCGACGCCGTGCGCGACCTCGGCTACGTGCCGTCGGGCAACGCGCGGGCGCTCGCGGGCCGCAAGACGGGCGTCATCGGGCTGTGCTTCCCCGGCCACGACGCGCTCGAGGAGGAGGACCGCCCCGCACCCGAGCTCACCGACGGGGTCCGGGTCGTCGACGACCGCCGCCGGGGGGCCGCCCCGCAGAGCCCCAACCTCTACTTCGACGAGGTGCTGCGCGGCGCCGAGGTGGAGGCCTGGCGGCGGGGGTTCGCGCTCATGGTCGCGGCCGGCCGGGGACCTGCCCGCGACGTCATCGTCAACGACATCGCCGGACGCGTCGACGGTCTGGCCGTGCTGGCGCGCACCGTCTCCGACGACCTGCTGGTCCACGTCGCCCGCCGCCTGCCCGTCGTCCTGCTCGCCGACGCGGCCCGGACCGGCGCCGAACCGCCTGACGGCCTCGACCACGTGAGCGTCGACAACGCCGCCGGCATGCAGGCCCTCGTCACCCACGTCGTGGAGCGGCTCGGCGTGCGGGACCTCGTCTACGTCGCCGGACCGGCGGACTCGCCGGACGACGCCGAGCGCCAGCGCGGGCTGTTCGCCGCGCTCGACGCGGCCGGCCTGGACCGCGCGGTCGTCGAGCACGTCCGGGGCGACTTCCGCCGCGACACCGGGGACGCGGCCGTCGCGGACCTGCTGGGCCGGCGGGTCCCGCGGGCGCTCGTCTGCGCCAACGACCAGTCCGCGCTCGGTGCGCTGGACGCCCTGCGGCGCAGGGGTCTGCGGGTCCCGGACGACGTCTACGTGACGGGCTTCGACGGTCTGGACGTGGGGCGGTTCACCGAGCCGCCGCTGACCACGGTCGCCCAGCCCATGGCCGAGCTCGGCCGCGCCGCCGTCCGGGCCGTCGTCGACCGCCTGGCCGACCCCGGCGCCCCGTTGCTGTCGTCCCGGCTGCCGGTGCAGGTGCTGCTCCGGGAGAGCTGCCCTCCGGTTGACACCTCGATGTAA